The DNA region ATCCGTTTCCTCCGCGACGCTCCGTGCTCGCGATGCGTGCCCCAATTCATGCCCGATGCATGCCCGATGCATGCCCAGTGCACGCCCGTCACCTCACATGTCCatcttgacgtcgtcgccgcccgcgccctcgtcccccTTGCCAAACCGCACGCCCCTCTCGCGCAGCCGCTCCAGCAgcccgcgctgccgctcgatgcgcgcctcgagctcttCAATCTCGCGCCgctggtcgtcgacggaccGGTCCATGTCGGGCAGCGCGCGGATctgcgcccgcgcgtgcTGCAGCTTGTGCTTGATGCCGTCGGTCGCGCCGGGCACGTCCTTGAAGGagagctgctgggcgccgttgctgccgccgccgctgctacCGCTGCCCGCACCACCAGTattggaagaagaagctgcaGCACCGCTGGCtcctccgctgccggcgttgttgttattgttgcTGTTTTGGTGGTTCGCCGCCCCCGGGGTGGTGCCCGTGCCGGTGAGCCCCGAGGCGGACTGGATGCCGGCGCGGACcttggcgaggacggtggACAGCTCGGAGAGGgtgtcgaggtcgtcgggcgagagcgtggcggggagggcgagggcgtgccgCGATgagggctgggcggccatggtgcaagcgagcgagcatgCGTGCTTGACTGTGTGGTTGTGTGCGCGAGATGTGCCGCGGCGGTCGTGGGCGCAATTGGAAC from Purpureocillium takamizusanense chromosome 3, complete sequence includes:
- a CDS encoding uncharacterized protein (COG:K~EggNog:ENOG503P7PS); protein product: MAAQPSSRHALALPATLSPDDLDTLSELSTVLAKVRAGIQSASGLTGTGTTPGAANHQNSNNNNNAGSGGASGAAASSSNTGGAGSGSSGGGSNGAQQLSFKDVPGATDGIKHKLQHARAQIRALPDMDRSVDDQRREIEELEARIERQRGLLERLRERGVRFGKGDEGAGGDDVKMDM